A single genomic interval of Terriglobus albidus harbors:
- a CDS encoding orc1/cdc6 family replication initiation protein has protein sequence MVQTPELAKAVASIPQRSEKQSDSQKLMGAFVDLGILPQINNINSQIIYGRRGTGKTHVLKVLQSQLTAAPRCCVIYIDARTFGSTSQFSDVSIGLSARCTALFRDFLAELYNGFLEFVVAEGGKNVDLALDEINNLAESATQPIQLTKQDSATANDSKKGTSETGGIIKSEPSKLFSLEGKAGRTTSTEQSTSSTYRFEYIDKVIFPAISTPIKNLTLLCNATFYILLDEWSSIPIDIQPYFAEFLKRSVIPLTNVAVKIGSLEYRSDFAINTERGFIGLEMGADISAFLDIDDYYVYDRNPERITDAFADMLVRHLRNELPENYLEGIGIETGAKLASKLFTERKVFQELVRASEGVIRDLINIFSKAYFFAHRKGKDKIERDAVLEAARQWFEQDKERNLSERLRIVLRTITDNVIGNKRARSFLLPRELANHPVIHELFDLRVLHLVQRGYADKDKPGVRYNIYSLDYGTYVDLMNTSRRPELGFIEYPAEADNKDYVVPFDDKRSIRRIILGKEILDDAGIVD, from the coding sequence GTGGTCCAGACGCCAGAGTTAGCTAAAGCAGTCGCTTCCATCCCACAGCGCTCGGAGAAACAAAGCGACAGCCAAAAGCTAATGGGAGCTTTTGTTGACCTTGGGATCCTTCCCCAGATCAACAATATTAACAGCCAGATAATTTACGGACGACGAGGGACTGGTAAGACTCATGTGCTTAAAGTTCTGCAGAGCCAACTGACAGCCGCGCCGAGATGCTGCGTCATATATATTGACGCCCGAACATTTGGTAGCACTAGCCAATTCTCTGACGTATCTATTGGGTTGTCCGCACGATGCACAGCCTTGTTCAGAGATTTTCTTGCAGAGCTTTATAACGGCTTCTTGGAATTTGTGGTTGCAGAAGGCGGCAAAAACGTTGATCTTGCACTCGACGAAATCAATAATCTCGCAGAGTCCGCGACCCAGCCGATACAGCTCACAAAGCAAGACTCCGCTACAGCAAATGATTCTAAAAAAGGGACCTCCGAAACCGGGGGAATAATCAAATCGGAACCATCTAAGCTGTTTAGCCTCGAAGGCAAGGCTGGGAGAACTACATCAACCGAACAAAGCACTTCTTCCACTTACCGATTCGAATACATCGATAAAGTCATCTTCCCTGCGATAAGTACCCCTATCAAGAACCTCACGTTGCTCTGCAATGCCACCTTCTACATTTTGCTGGATGAGTGGTCCTCTATTCCCATCGATATCCAGCCGTACTTCGCGGAATTCCTAAAACGCTCGGTGATTCCTCTCACAAACGTCGCAGTCAAAATTGGTTCTCTGGAATACCGCTCCGACTTTGCGATCAATACAGAGAGAGGATTTATTGGCCTTGAAATGGGGGCAGACATATCTGCGTTTCTGGACATCGATGATTACTATGTTTATGATCGCAATCCCGAGCGCATTACGGATGCCTTCGCGGACATGCTCGTGAGACATCTTAGAAATGAACTTCCCGAAAACTATTTGGAGGGCATTGGCATAGAAACAGGCGCGAAGCTTGCAAGCAAGCTCTTTACCGAACGAAAGGTCTTTCAAGAGCTTGTGCGGGCCTCGGAAGGGGTTATTCGCGACCTCATCAATATCTTCTCGAAGGCCTATTTCTTCGCGCATAGAAAGGGCAAGGATAAGATTGAACGGGATGCCGTTCTTGAAGCAGCTCGCCAATGGTTCGAGCAAGATAAAGAAAGAAATCTGAGCGAGCGACTAAGGATCGTGTTGCGCACCATCACAGATAATGTGATCGGCAATAAACGCGCTCGTTCTTTTCTTCTGCCGCGTGAACTAGCGAATCACCCAGTGATTCACGAGCTGTTCGACCTACGAGTACTTCACCTAGTTCAAAGAGGCTATGCCGACAAGGACAAACCCGGAGTACGATATAACATCTATTCACTAGATTACGGAACATATGTAGATCTTATGAATACAAGCCGACGTCCCGAACTAGGGTTCATCGAATATCCTGCAGAAGCGGATAACAAGGATTATGTTGTCCCATTCGATGACAAGAGAAGCATCAGGCGAATCATCCTAGGAAAAGAAATTCTTGATGATGCAGGGATCGTTGATTAG
- a CDS encoding NAD(P)-dependent oxidoreductase, protein MKVVVYGAKGKSGVEIVKELVSRGHQVVAVTRHADYSAPGATSTVDDAGHPDKIAAVVRGADAVVSALAPPMTDTDQIVGLTDRVVEGVSLAGGKNSGPRLLVVGGAGSLYVTGQDGKRVTLRDSGYLPAEWLPIVDSHIKVLDNLKKNQTVDWTYFSPAGFFEVGPRKGSFRLGKDDLIVGENGKSEISYADYAIAVADELEKPQFRGQRFTAAY, encoded by the coding sequence ATGAAGGTTGTTGTGTATGGAGCTAAGGGTAAGTCGGGCGTTGAAATTGTGAAGGAATTGGTGTCGCGCGGACATCAGGTGGTGGCGGTGACCCGTCACGCAGACTACAGCGCACCGGGAGCCACCAGCACGGTGGATGACGCCGGCCACCCGGACAAGATTGCAGCCGTCGTACGCGGCGCTGACGCCGTAGTAAGCGCCCTGGCGCCGCCGATGACGGATACCGACCAGATCGTCGGCCTGACCGATCGCGTGGTCGAAGGCGTCTCGCTAGCGGGCGGTAAGAACAGCGGACCTCGCCTGCTGGTGGTAGGCGGAGCCGGCAGCCTCTACGTCACCGGGCAGGACGGCAAACGTGTCACGCTGCGCGACAGCGGCTATCTTCCGGCGGAGTGGCTGCCGATCGTCGACTCGCATATCAAGGTCCTCGACAACCTCAAGAAGAACCAGACCGTCGACTGGACTTATTTCTCCCCCGCAGGCTTCTTCGAAGTCGGCCCCCGCAAGGGCAGCTTCCGCCTGGGCAAGGACGACCTGATCGTCGGCGAAAACGGCAAGAGCGAGATCTCGTATGCCGACTACGCAATCGCAGTCGCCGATGAGCTGGAGAAACCGCAGTTCCGTGGTCAGCGGTTTACGGCTGCTTACTAA
- a CDS encoding REP-associated tyrosine transposase produces the protein MPKGLKRFQNFGHIHFVTFSCYQRRPYLSTSQSRDLFVRTLEQTRQRYLLPVHGYVVMPEHVHLLLGEPPEHPLSIAIKALKLSVSKQSQERPFWQHRYYDFNVLTTVKVKEKLHYMHQNPVERGLVPLAELWKWSSYDFYTIRTELPVKIS, from the coding sequence ATGCCCAAAGGTCTCAAGCGATTCCAAAACTTCGGGCATATTCATTTCGTTACGTTCAGTTGTTATCAACGCCGGCCCTATCTCAGTACATCCCAATCACGTGACCTTTTCGTTAGGACTCTGGAACAGACCCGTCAACGGTATCTGCTCCCAGTGCATGGTTATGTCGTCATGCCCGAGCATGTTCATCTTCTCCTCGGAGAACCGCCGGAACATCCCCTATCGATTGCCATTAAAGCCCTCAAGTTATCGGTCTCAAAACAATCCCAGGAGAGGCCGTTCTGGCAGCATCGTTACTACGACTTCAATGTCCTCACAACTGTGAAGGTCAAGGAAAAGCTCCACTACATGCATCAGAACCCTGTCGAACGTGGCCTGGTTCCACTTGCGGAGTTGTGGAAGTGGTCGAGTTACGACTTCTACACCATCCGGACAGAACTTCCCGTGAAGATCAGCTAG
- a CDS encoding TIGR03435 family protein has product MLRVSTLLLFCSLAAYAQDGFEAASIHPTKESVPNERDGAISAAHGTLRLHDVTLKSCIHYAYGISTAQIVGGTNLSGERYDILATAGRDLGDAELRRMLQGLLAERFHLTLHHEQREMRGYVLSAAPGGVKDSAAMHTAAAEGEPTHQNSEIGFTARSFTMKDLAAYLASPLDGPVADETGLSGRYDIAVDFRRYVNTGPTTQEERPSVMSVLSAALKGELGLQLAAKKGMYDVVVVDHVEAPSGN; this is encoded by the coding sequence ATGCTTCGTGTATCAACTCTCCTCCTTTTCTGCTCGCTCGCCGCGTATGCGCAGGATGGCTTCGAGGCGGCCAGCATTCATCCCACCAAAGAGTCTGTTCCTAACGAGCGTGATGGCGCCATCTCGGCTGCTCATGGGACGCTTCGGCTGCATGATGTCACGCTGAAGTCCTGCATTCACTATGCCTACGGCATCTCCACCGCGCAGATTGTGGGTGGTACGAATCTCTCCGGAGAGCGGTATGACATTCTGGCCACTGCCGGGCGGGATCTTGGAGATGCGGAGCTGCGGCGTATGCTGCAGGGGCTGCTGGCGGAGCGGTTTCATCTCACTCTGCACCACGAGCAGCGCGAGATGCGGGGCTATGTGCTCTCCGCCGCTCCAGGGGGCGTGAAGGACTCCGCCGCGATGCATACCGCAGCCGCCGAGGGCGAGCCGACCCACCAGAACTCCGAGATCGGATTTACCGCCCGCAGCTTCACCATGAAGGATCTGGCGGCGTATCTCGCCAGTCCTCTCGATGGCCCGGTGGCGGATGAGACCGGTCTTAGCGGACGGTATGACATCGCAGTCGACTTCCGCCGCTATGTGAATACCGGTCCTACGACACAGGAAGAACGTCCGAGTGTCATGTCTGTGCTGAGTGCTGCGCTCAAAGGTGAGCTCGGCTTGCAGCTCGCGGCGAAGAAGGGGATGTATGACGTTGTGGTCGTCGACCACGTTGAGGCTCCGTCGGGGAATTGA